In Panacibacter ginsenosidivorans, the following proteins share a genomic window:
- a CDS encoding 1,4-beta-xylanase yields MKKSTMLLALTFFLLFSKINAQKERAVWSKEKANEWYSKQGWIRGCNFIPSTAINQLEMWQQETFDPTTIDRELGYAAGIGLNAMRVFLHHLAWEIDPDGFKQRVNEYLAIADKHHIKTIFVFFDDCWDANYAAGKQRDPKPGVHNSGWVQDPGKLLSDIDPEAIVTLEKYVKDILTTFKNDKRILLWDVYNEPGNSNYKSKSLPLLAKVFSWGRQINPDQPLSSGVWAPDLTELNTFQLKNSDVITYHNYSDEKEHAMVIDSLKKYGRPMICTEYMARTRGSRFANIMPLLKQNNVGAINWGFVSGKTNTIYAWDTPMPDGSEPKVWFHDIFRKDGTPYSEDEIKLIKSLTGKK; encoded by the coding sequence ATGAAGAAATCAACGATGTTACTTGCCCTGACATTTTTTTTATTGTTCTCAAAAATAAATGCGCAAAAAGAACGTGCAGTATGGAGTAAGGAAAAAGCAAATGAATGGTATAGTAAACAAGGTTGGATTCGCGGATGTAATTTTATTCCAAGCACCGCCATCAATCAACTGGAGATGTGGCAGCAGGAAACCTTCGATCCCACAACCATCGATCGTGAATTGGGTTATGCAGCAGGCATTGGTTTAAATGCTATGCGCGTCTTTCTTCATCACCTTGCATGGGAAATAGATCCTGATGGATTCAAACAAAGAGTGAATGAATATCTTGCTATTGCAGATAAACATCACATCAAAACAATCTTTGTTTTTTTTGATGATTGTTGGGATGCAAACTATGCAGCAGGCAAGCAAAGAGACCCAAAGCCAGGTGTCCACAACTCAGGCTGGGTACAGGATCCGGGGAAATTACTTTCAGATATAGATCCTGAAGCAATTGTTACGCTTGAGAAATATGTAAAAGATATTCTTACAACTTTCAAAAATGATAAACGCATTTTGTTGTGGGATGTTTACAACGAACCAGGAAATAGCAACTATAAAAGCAAGAGCCTTCCTTTGCTTGCAAAAGTATTTTCATGGGGCAGGCAAATAAATCCTGATCAGCCCTTATCGTCTGGTGTTTGGGCACCGGATCTTACAGAATTAAACACTTTCCAGTTAAAGAATTCAGATGTTATCACGTATCACAATTACAGCGATGAGAAAGAACATGCAATGGTTATCGATTCATTGAAAAAATATGGTCGCCCGATGATCTGCACGGAGTATATGGCGCGTACACGTGGCAGCCGTTTTGCCAACATCATGCCGCTGCTCAAACAAAATAATGTTGGTGCTATCAACTGGGGTTTTGTGTCTGGCAAAACAAATACCATTTATGCATGGGACACGCCAATGCCTGATGGAAGCGAGCCAAAAGTTTGGTTTCATGATATATTCCGTAAAGATGGAACGCCTTACAGCGAAGATGAAATAAAACTCATCAAATCTTTAACAGGAAAGAAATAA